A genomic segment from Asterias amurensis chromosome 6, ASM3211899v1 encodes:
- the LOC139938880 gene encoding uncharacterized protein, translated as MAAQSEEHTVVKSDQLNAVFVTLILKHPVLLNKSQLPSIKEMKWNALQDAKAIIAKTTGKNMDDKQILKKVANMKVQVKKKMEAAKTGNQTINLRSWEKDLFYALKGQKTPTCTTTHKMASADSAGFCSSSCASADARIEGGLRNSSGQCGSKSASTSPQSQFSTPLRGSKRKSLGLPGETEETMNLSTTQLQRLVLLEQLNYTRMKIRRLEESKQTAQEDLSSGSTDAMYY; from the exons atggctgcacagaGTGAAGAGCATACTGTTGTAAAAAGTGATCAATTGAATGCAGTTTTTGTCACACTCATCTTAAAACACCCTGTTCTCCTAAACAAATCTCAACTACCGAGTATCAAGGAAATGAAATGGAACGCTCTCCAGGACGCCAAAGCAATAATTGCAAAAACCACCGGGAAAAACATGGAtgacaaacaaatattgaagaAAGTTGCCAACATGAAAGTACAAGTCAAGAAGAAAATGGAGGCAGCCAAAACCGGTAATCAAACGATTAACCTGCGTTCCTGGGAGAAAGATCTCTTCTACGCATTGAAAGGGCAaaaaacacctacatgtaccacCACACACAAGATGGCTTCTGCAGATTCAGCGGGATTTTGTTCCTCCAGTTGTGCTTCTGCTGATGCCCGCATTGAG GGTGGTTTAAGGAATTCAAGTGGGCAATGCGGTTCCAAATCAGCCTCGACGTCTCCCCAAAGTCAATTCTCAACACCTCTTCGTGGATCCAAAAGGAAGAGTTTAGGCCTACCCGGTGAGACTGAGGAAACCATGAACCTGTCTACGACCCAACTACAGCGACTTGTACTGTTGGAGCAACTGAACTACACCAGGATGAAAATAAGACGGCTAGAGGAGAGCAAACAGACAGCACAAGAGGACCTATCAAGTGGATCCACGGATGCGATGTATTACTAA